The following are encoded in a window of Magnolia sinica isolate HGM2019 chromosome 11, MsV1, whole genome shotgun sequence genomic DNA:
- the LOC131218540 gene encoding homeobox-leucine zipper protein ATHB-40-like — MKEKEKKKMAMTMDQVEEDQMILLSQYYSDICTQMPQGEMKPRRRKKVKGDTVDDGSKKRKLSAEQVNFLEMNFGSEHKLESARKDRLATELGLDPRQVAVWFQNRRVRWKSKQLEEEYMKLKTVHEASIVEKCKLEDEVLKLRERLSEAEKEVRKLSERCDGVSEGERSCSPSSSFSMDARQPFLGDFGDNSLYTPESNYYYINGLNEWMDLYGV, encoded by the exons atgaaagagaaagagaagaaaaaaatggcAATGACCATGGATCAAGTAGAAGAAGATCAAATGATACTGCTCTCTCAATACTACTCAGACATATGCACCCAAATGCCACAAG GAGAGATGAAGCCACGACGGAGGAAGAAGGTGAAAGGAGACACCGTGGATGATGGATCAAAGAAGAGGAAGCTGAGTGCTGAGCAAGTGAATTTCTTGGAGATGAACTTTGGGTCCGAGCACAAGCTGGAATCTGCGAGGAAGGACCGTCTCGCTACCGAGCTGGGGCTCGACCCTCGGCAGGTGGCGGTGTGGTTCCAGAACCGGAGGGTGCGCTGGAAGAGCAAACAGCTTGAAGAGGAATATATGAAGTTAAAGACGGTGCATGAAGCCTCTATTGTTGAGAAATGCAAGCTCGAAGATGAG GTATTGAAGCTTAGGGAGCGACTCTCAGAAGCTGAGAAGGAAGTAAGGAAGCTTTCAGAGCGTTGCGATGGAGTTTCGGAAGGTGAAAGAAGCTGTAGCCCAAGCTCTTCGTTCTCCATGGATGCACGTCAGCCTTTTCTTGGAGATTTTGGAGATAATTCCTTGTACACACCTGAATCTAATTACTATTATATCAACGGTctgaatgaatggatggatttgtACGGTGTATGA